One region of Oryza sativa Japonica Group chromosome 5, ASM3414082v1 genomic DNA includes:
- the LOC4339450 gene encoding ras-related protein Rab7 yields MASSRRRTLLKVIVLGDSGVGKTSLMNQYVNKKFSQQYKATIGADFVTKEVLIEDRLVTLQIWDTAGQERFQSLGVAFYRGADCCMLVYDVNAKRSFNALNTWHDEFLTQASPSDPKHFPFILLGNKIDIDAGNRRAIPEKKAKEWCVSKGNIPYFETSAKDDYNVDSAFLCIAKLALEHEHDQDIYFKTVAQPAPDTEHTSGCAC; encoded by the exons ATGGCGTCGTCGCGGAGGCGGACGCTGCTCAAGGTCATCGTCCTCGGCGACAGCGG GGTGGGGAAGACGTCCCTGATGAACCA ATACGTGAACAAGAAGTTTAGCCAGCAGTACAAGGCGACGATCGGCGCCGATTTCGTCACCAAGGAGGTTCTCATTGAAGACAGGCTTGTCACCTTGCAG ATCTGGGACACGGCAGGACAGGAGAGGTTTCAGAGTCTCGGTGTGGCGTTCTACAGAGGTGCAGATTGCTGTATGCTAGTCTACGATGTCAATGCTAAAAGATCTTTCAATGCACTCAACACCTGGCATGATGAGTTCCTCACCCAA GCTAGCCCATCAGATCCCAAACATTTTCCCTTCATATTACTCGGCAACAAGATTGACATAGATGCCGGAAACAGACGTGCC ATCCCTGAGAAGAAAGCAAAAGAGTGGTGCGTCTCCAAAGGCAACATTCCGTATTTCGAAACCTCTGCGAAAGACGACTACAATGTTGACAGTGCTTTTCTGTGCATTGCCAAGCTTGCTCTGGAGCATGAGCATGATCAGGACAT CTACTTCAAGACTGTTGCACAACCAGCCCCTGATACTGAACATACCAGCGGATGTGCTTGCTAG